In one Diabrotica virgifera virgifera chromosome 5, PGI_DIABVI_V3a genomic region, the following are encoded:
- the LOC126885364 gene encoding uncharacterized protein LOC126885364, translating into MPKRHYIRRQVHQQEPHIFDLYQKPRFDDTIRKEEFRTYTPYIKSFNNSDVVEFIINQSDAFFAIHDTLLEIKGSIKKAGNGTVSLAPNAGSFLFDTCTYIQSSHDMEIVRDPGVVSTIRSLLCYTPEDSKFLSTAGWNYPNYPHLTGDAFSLLIPIKHIFNIFNDYTKLTYGRQVFRFVRARNDKDCIVVQEPTGSTTVTTVSLTIASMELKVKHVFPNDDVKIELMTPIKNNTPITIPFRKWELNELPSLTAGSRREIWSVKTTSAVERPRYVIVAFQTSKRDDIHADPTLFDHIRMSSVRVVINGDYWPNERMQLDFTKNDYAIAHYNYTEFFPSYARSLTKHPILDYSAFKRYALFVFDCSKQDDTSFRSGTVDVKLEIEADEGFPAGTRAYCLIVHDSLLEYFPLTEVVKNII; encoded by the coding sequence ATGCCAAAACGCCACTATATTCGACGCCAGGTTCATCAGCAGGAACCACATATTTTCGATCTTTACCAAAAACCTCGGTTCGACGATACTATTAGAAAAGAAGAATTTCGTACATATACACCTTACATCAAGTCATTTAATAATAGTGATGTTGTCGAGTTTATCATAAATCAATCAGATGCATTTTTTGCGATACACGACACACTTTTAGAAATTAAAGGAAGTATCAAGAAAGCTGGTAATGGAACTGTTTCTCTTGCGCCGAATGCTGGATCCTTCTTGTTTGATACCTGTACATACATCCAAAGTTCACATGACATGGAAATAGTTCGAGATCCAGGTGTAGTCAGCACTATTCGCAGTTTGTTGTGTTATACACCTGAAGATTCCAAATTTCTCAGTACTGCAGGATGGAACTATCCGAATTATCCACATTTAACAGGGGACGCCTTTAGTTTACTGATTCCAATCAAAcatattttcaacattttcaaCGATTACACTAAATTAACCTATGGTCGTCAAGTGTTTCGCTTTGTTCGAGCGCGTAATGATAAAGATTGCATTGTTGTCCAAGAACCTACTGGTTCCACGACGGTAACAACAGTATCATTAACCATCGCCAGCATGGAACTCAAGGTCAAACATGTCTTTCCCAATGATGATGTGAAAATCGAATTAATGACTCCGATTAAGAATAATACACCGATAACCATACCTTTCCGTAAATGGGAGCTCAATGAACTACCTTCACTTACGGCAGGATCTCGACGAGAGATATGGAGTGTAAAGACAACTTCAGCTGTTGAACGTCCACGCTACGTTATTGTAGCTTTTCAAACTTCTAAACGAGATGATATTCACGCTGATCCGACGCTATTCGATCACATTAGAATGTCCAGCGTACGAGTGGTTATTAATGGTGACTATTGGCCTAACGAGAGAATGCAATTGGATTTCACAAAAAATGATTACGCTATAGCTCACTACAATTATACTGAATTCTTTCCCAGTTATGCTCGTTCGCTAACAAAACATCCCATCTTAGATTACTCTGCATTTAAAAGATAtgctttgtttgtttttgactGTTCCAAGCAGGATGATACATCGTTTAGATCCGGAACTGTCGATGTTAAGTTGGAAATCGAAGCAGATGAAGGTTTTCCAGCAGGTACTCGAGCTTACTGTTTAATTGTTCACGACAGCCTACTCGAATACTTTCCACTAACTGAAGTtgtcaaaaatataatttaa